GAAATGCTGAACTTCTAAGAGTCAGAACTTCAGGAACTATACATGTACAGAAGCgatatcaaaaaattggatGCCGACGCTCTCTTTGTTAGTATTGAGGCTTTAACTTTAAATGAAATGGGTATTGAAGAGTTATCAGACTCTTTTGAGATATTCAAGAAGTTGAAACATTTGGCTTTGGATAAAAGTCCTTTTTAAGAAATTGTCACCAGTCAGATTACCAATACTTTCATTGCAGAAATTAAAACTTACTAAACGCAATATTAAATTGGTGTCATTGTTAGATGAAAAGTATACTCATTTGAGATTTCAAGTTATAGCTATTGGAAATTGGGATTTAGGCGCTCTTGATGTGAAAAAGATGTTGGCAGCGACAGAAGGGTTAACTATTATTGTTAGTACTTCCCGTGATGGTCGGTTTTATGTATCAGAATTGACATCTTGTCCCCATTTTAAAGAGACGGGTATTGCTAGTAAATGGGGTGATTGGGACTTTATGGGACCGCATGAGGTTTGTCCATGTGAGGAACTTTATAACGAAAGTGAGTTCTCATTGgacgatgatgattacGGTGATTCCATggatgattattattaggaGAATAACCAAAAAGGGAATAAGAAATTAAGCTGAAgtataaaacaaaatgcaGGCAAATAAAGGATTTTGGTCTGAGGAACTGGAGGATGTATTAGGTACAGAGTAAGTTTCATTAGTAATATTCTTGGTTGCTTCAGTTTCTGGCATATGTAGGGATCAATATATgtaattcaaaaaaatatcttgtTTAGAAGGGTTACAGTTAGGCTTATGTATCGAGAATAGctttttcaaaagaaatagCCGATTAATACTAATGAACAAGTTTTAGTCAAGAACCCTTCGTTGTTATGACTATAGTTTGTTTATGACCCATATTTATGTAGTAAACGCTTCAGATCTTGATTATGCTATATCGTTCTAATTAGTGGACCCTATAAGTTCTTTGTTTGCtagtttaataatttttgagGATgtaaatttcaaatctaGAAACAAAGTTCTGGAAAACTTGCACAATGATTGGTATAGTTTGTTTCCTTGTCGTGTATTCACAATGTTTAACGAATTATAGTCGACCACCCTTTCGTGtgatgaaaaaagaataattagAGGCTTACGCGTTAAATTAAAACgtttataaataaaaatccAGCAGAACTAAAATTATCGTTCAATTCTTCTCCTCTTCTTcccttcttttttttttttttcagatATAATTCAGAATTTCGTCTTTCCTTGCTTTTGGAAGCacatttattttcttcagAAATTAACCTTGTTACCGTCATTTCAAATATGTCatcaaaaagaattgatgtTGAATTATTCACTAGACTAGCAAAGTTGCCAGAAGATGTCATCTACATAATCATTGACTATGTTCCTCGGTCCGTACAAAGACAGTTGTTGCAATTCGTAGAAATCAGAAAGGTGGTAGTCTCATGTTATATATCAAATGTGGAGATTTCTGGTCATGATTATAGGCTGTTTGATTTCGATGAGTACCCCTTTGTGCCTAATCCATTTGAAGAGTTTGCTTTTGAAAATAGTCCACTTCAAGAGCGTCCTGTGAAGATGAAACTCGAGAACCTTAAAAAGGCTATAAAGCAATGGAAAATTTATCCCAAAAAGGTTCATTTTACTTCTTTGCAGGATTTAGTTGCTGTTCATAATAGTTTTCCCGAACTTTTATTGAAGGCTCATGATATTAATGGTGTATTCGATAAACATGTTAATGATACTAAAACAGATAACGCATCTGCTCTCACACGTAGAAATTTAAGTTATGGTAGCTTGGAATTGAGGAATTTTGGCACTGATTTTCTCACTGGTAAAAAGAAGTTGCCCGAAAAAATTTCGTCACTTACTTTACTGGAAACTCATGTTAATGAGTTCAATTTTGAAGGCTTGAAACTATTACGAGCTGAAATCCATTctgaatttaataatagaaGAGAAGTTGTTTTCCCACCAGATTTGAAAGTGTTGGAGGTTAAGTTGTTTGGCGAGAAACGACTAAATATTCCCTCAAACTTAGTATGTTTGAATATCACTGGTGATAATAGTAAATTGGATTTGGTTGGTGGTCTCATGAACAAGTTgatctttttgtttatttcgTCGCACACGATCCGATCCTTTAGTGAAACTGGGATAAATGCGCCAAATTTGACTTCGTTAACATTGCTCGAATGTTATCGTCTCACTAATTTTGGAATTGTGAAAACATTTAAACATTTAAAGTATTTGTCGATGGTGGGTGCGAGATTTCCAgttgaattgtttgatgGAATTAGCTTGCCTAATCTTCTGAATTTTCTTTGCAATGGGAATGGTGCCCAGAATCACGTAAGTGAATGGGATGATTTCAATGAGATTACTcgcaaaatcaataatctGACTATAAAATTTCCTCCAAAATTGGAAGATTTGGCATTGGCAGATTTGGTAGTTCCGAGAAACGTTGTGTACACTTTTGACCTACCTTCATCGTTGAAAAAGTTGcattttgaaaaagttcCGATT
This sequence is a window from Candida dubliniensis CD36 chromosome 7, complete sequence. Protein-coding genes within it:
- a CDS encoding conserved hypothetical protein (putative LPF gene family member), yielding MSSKRIDVELFTRLAKLPEDVIYIIIDYVPRSVQRQLLQFVEIRKVVVSCYISNVEISGHDYRSFDFDEYPFVPNPFEEFAFENSPLQERPVKMKLENLKKAIKQWKIYPKKVHFTSLQDLVAVHNSFPELLLKAHDINGVFDKHVNDTKTDNASALTRRNLSYGSLELRNFGTDFLTGKKKLPEKISSLTLSETHVNEFNFEGLKLLRAEIHSEFNNRREVVFPPDLKVLEVKLFGEKRLNIPSNLVCLNITGDNSKLDLVGGLMNKLIFLFISSHTIRSFSETGINAPNLTSLTLLECYRLTNFGIVKTFKHLKYLSMVGARFPVELFDGISLPNLSNFLCNGNGAQNHVSEWDDFNEITRKINNSTIKFPPKLEDLALADLVVPRNVVYTFDLPSSLKKLHFEKVPINYSRFQFTKNLEEISLELPEVKFDKNWVIPPTARYVGIVAERVEFKSLDMLYRLPEGLEELQIKAISQGKILPLQKKIKWPSSMKGFTLIRFDVDYKTFEMFNFKESKLEHISLYRGKLGKLNVDALPVTLKFLSLVRMGITKLPDSMVKLKNLHSMCLRRNHLRGMTPVKLPIGSLHFLDVCRCDLTSISPFLSSMLEKGKENSPLNVSAVNNWYLNVRDVRRMLNKLKNFTITVSTFDEDLIETCRYSARLSCEETHYNENPEETDYSDDDGNSEDELYYGSQDSDDGFDLHNGLDENDNFFGGYGYENPDNVFHEMFRAMMRNGDID